ATGCTGGTCAAATAGAAAGTACATTTCAGAAGTTTGCTTTTGAAACATGTAAATATTGGAGCAATGATATTCAGCTTTATGCTGATGGTTTAAATGATGATGAACTTTTAAAAACTGTTATTGGGTTAGAAATGAGTCAATATACAATTGGCGAATTCAGATCTAAAAAAGAAGATAAAAAGGAGTTTACAGTTGTTATTTCATCAACAAAAAATATTGAAAACATTCTTGAAGAGGGCAAGTTTACTGGCGAAACTATCAATAAAATTAAAGGTTTGGTTGATGCTCCACCTAATGTAAAAACTCCAGAATATTTAGGAAATTGGGCAGAAAAATCAGCAAAAGAAGCTTCTTATACGTGTACAGTTTTAAAACAAAAACAATTAGAAGAACAAGGTTTTGATGCTGTTTTATCAGTTGGAAAAGGAAGCGTAAATCCGCCAGTTGTCATCATCAACGAATATAAAGCAAAAGATACTGAAACTATTGATATTGCTTTGGTTGGGAAAGGAATTACATTTGATTCTGGAGGATTGTCCATAAAACCATCTACCAATTTACACTACATGAAAAGTGATATGGGTGGAGCTGCAGTAGTTTTAGGTGTTGTAGAATTGGTGGCAAAATTAAAACTAAACATCAATATAATCGGAATTGTAGCATCCGCAGAAAATGCTGTAGATGCCAATAGTTATAGACCTGGAGATGTTATCAACTCATATTCTGGTAAAACTATTGAGATTATAGATACAGATGCAGAAGGCAGATTGGTTTTAGCTGATGGACTAAATTTCGCTATTAAAAAATACAACCCAGAATATATTATTGATCTTGCAACTTTAACAGGAAGTGTGGTGAGAACTTTTGGGTATGCAGCTGCAGGAATGTTTACTGAGAATCAAGAAATGGCAAATACAATGTCTGCTGTTGGGTACAAAGTGCATGAACGTGTTTGGCAATTGCCAATGTTTGAGGATTATGAAGCCGATTTAAAATCTGACGTTGCTGATATTAAAAACTTTAACGGAAAACCAATTGAAGGAGCTATAAACGCAGCAAAATTTTTAGAATTCTTTACAGAAAAACATCCAAAATGGATGCACTTAGATATTGCAGGAGTTTCTTTTGGAAGTTCTCAATACGCAAAAATGAAAAGTGCTACAGGATATGGAATTCAATTAATTACAAATTTCATTAAAGAAAAAGCTAATAAATAATTTCATTTTTTGTAAATTTAAAATCAACTTAAAAACTTAAACCTATGTCTCAAAAACCTTTAAATTTTCTTTGTATTACAACTTATTTTAAAGGTGAACCTTTTTTGGAAAGCTGTAAAAAAGAAGGACATAATGTATACTTATTAACCAAGAAAAAACTTGAAAATGAAAAGTGGCCTTGGAATTCTATAGACGATGTTTTTTATATTGATGATTGGAAACAAGAAGATATTGTTAAAGGAATTGCTTATAAATTTAGAGAAATAAAATTTGATCGTTTTGTAGCTTTAGATGATTTTGATGTTGAAAAAGTAGCACTTTTACGTGAGCATTTTAGAATGCCAGGAATGGGTAGAACAACTGCGCATTATTTTAGAGATAAACTTGCAATGCGAATGAAAGCTGAAGAGGAAGGTGTTAATGTGCCAAAATTTACATCGCTTTTTAGTAATGATGCTATCAATAAGTATGCTGATACAATTCCTGCTCCTTGGCTTTTAAAACCAAGAATGGAAGCTTCTGCAACTGGAATTAAAAAAATTCATTCTAAAGACGAATTATGGCAAATTGTAAATGATTTAGGTGATGAAAGAGACAACTATTTGATAGAAAAATTTGCTCCTGGAGATGTTTTTCATGTAGATGGTTTAAATGTTGATGGAAAAGTAAAATTTGCAAGAGTTAGTAAATATTTAGACACACCTTTTGAAGTAGCTCATGGAGGAGGTATTTTTAGATCTGCAACTTCAGAAATTAGTTCTAAAATAGAAAAAGGTTTGCAAAAAATGAATAAACAGGTTATGAAAGCTTTCGGAATGCAATTTGGAGCTTCTCATACAGAATTTATTCAATCGAAAGAAACTGGAGAATTATTCTTTTTAGAAACATCATCAAGAGTTGGTGGCGCAAATTTGGCTGAAATGGTTGAATATGCTTCTGGCATAAACCTTTGGGGTGAATGGGCTAAAATTGAATCTGCGAATCTTAAAAAAGAGATTTATAAATTACCAAAAACTAAAAATCAATATGCAGGGATTGTAGTTTCTTTAAGCAGATTTGAACATCCAGATACTACCAGTTTTAAAGATGAAGAAATTGTGTGGAGAATGGATTTAAAATGGCATATTGGCTTTATAGTCGTTTCTGATTCTAGCGAAAAAGTATTAGAATTATTAGATAAATATACCCATAGAATTGCAAATGAATTTCACGCGAGTATTCCTGCTCCTGATAAATCTTTGTAAATTTTAATTGGTAAACTTATATCCTGCAAGGTCTATTTTTGACCTTGTAGGTGTTTCTAATAAAATAATTTTTTGATAAATACCTACAAGGTTTTGAAAACCTTGCAGGAAAGTTTTAAGTTTATTGCTCAAAAAAACCTGTGCTACCTCCTACCCAAGTTTTGTCTTTATTGTATTTTACTCCAACCATTTCTCCTTTGCTTAAACGCATTAAATTACTTACAATCTCAGTTTTGTTGGTTTTAGAATTGTGTAACAACATCATTCTAATTTCGCATTTAGCATTTTCATCCATTGTTTGAATTACGGGTGCATACGCAACTTTTTCTTGTAATAAATAATTAGATTTATTGGTGATATCATCTATCATTTTCCGAGTTACGTGAATTTGAACTCCTGCTCCAGCAAAAGAATACAAAGGTTTTAGAACATAATTCTCTAAATCTTCTGGTATCGTTTCTAGTTTGTCTAAATAGAAAGATTTTGGAACAAATTCACCTTTTAAAAGTGGCATTGTGTATTTACTAATTCTATAAAACCAGTTTGGATGTCCAATCCATTCTACATCAACTTCATCTAAAAAATCGAACTCTCTTTCTAAATCGTCTCTTTGAAATAGTTCATCAAAAATTATTCTATTATATATTTTTAAAACTTTTATCTCTTTGCCTTCATCATCAGCATAAAAAAGTTCTTTACCTCTTTTAATTAACTTAGAAATACACAAAATTTTAATGCCTAACTTTTTTTCAGTTGCAAAAAAATCGACAGCAGTTGCTTGTTTCTCTGGCTCAATTTCTAAAAGAATTACTTGTTTCGGATTCGTTTCGCCAACAATTTCTTGTTTTAAAAGCTCAACATATTTTGTTGGATTTATTCCATTTACATGTTGTGAAAAATCTTCTGGAATTACATTCCCGAAATGTTTTTTATACATGCTGCCTAATAATTCCTGAAAAAAATACAACGTTGGGAAACCTTGTAATTCAATTAATTTTGGGGTTAAATCTCCATTTTCGTCTTTACAGATTCCAAAATCGAACTGAATAAATTTAGCATATTCATCTTCATTAGGTACAATTGTATTGGCATCAAAAAAAGCACCATTGGTCAACTCCTTAAAATTTGGTTGATTGATAACAGCCATAATATCATCACAAGCTTTTATCAACTTCTCTTTTAATGCTGCTGGAATAAAAACAGGTGTTTCTGCAATTTTAAATTTTGGAACGTACTTATGTGTATTGATAATATCTTCTAAAAAAAGTTGATACTTTTCTTCAGAAAAATCCTCATTATATAATTTTCTAATTTGATGTATCATTAATAATTAAGATAAAATTAGTGCTTGTTTTTTGCTAATAGCATTTCTTATAAACTTTGGTAAAATAGTTTCATACGTCATAATTAATTTATCTGGATCATCCATTCTATCCATCATTTGCGCATATTTTTCTTCGCCAAAACTACTAATAATTACTTTTTTATTTTCTTCTAAAGCAAAATGATCAGCCATGCTTACAGGATCTGCTTCTGGATGAAATTGTGTACCCACAAACTCATCAGAAAAACGAACAGCCATAATTGCACGCTCTAATTCTACATGAGTTCTAATTTTCTCTAAACTTAAAATAGAAGCTCCTTTTTCTTTAAAAACTTGTAATCTTGGTTGTACTAATTGCCAATCTCTGGAATCTACAGCATAAAAAGGATCATTTAAACCTTCTAATAAAACATCTTTTTTACCTTTTTTTGTTTTATGAACTGGTAAAATACCAAAAGAAGTACTTTTTCTTAATTTAATTTCTCCTAACTCAAAATATTTACACATCACTTGAAAAGAATAACAAATAAAGAATACTGATTTTTTATCATCAGATTCTTTGTTATGATTCCATAAATTTTGCATCAATTCTAAATAAGGTTTTCTCCATAACTCCTCTTCTAAAGGACTTCCTGGACCACCACTTGATATATAAATATCGTACGTATTATCTGGTATTTCACTTTTATGTCTTACATCAAAAATGGTAAAACTCACTTCTTCATGAAAAGTTTCTACGATTTCTTTGATACAACGTAAACCCTGATTTGGGGCATTGTTGTTCATATCTAAAATGGCAACTTTTACTTTCTCGTTATTCATTAACATAAAATACTTAAACTCCTAAAATTGTTTGTTCTGTTATATAATCTACTACCTTTACTAAATCTTTCGTTTCTTCAAAAACCTTTAATTGCCTGTCTGCTCCTGTTCCATTTTCTAATATTTTAAAGATGGATTCTACTTCTTCTCTAGAACCTAAATCGTCTAAAACATCATCTACAAAATCTACAAACTCAGCCATTAAATGTTTTGTTTCGACTTCTTTTTCAAGACCAAAATCAATCATTTTCCCTGCAATTCCATATCTACTTGCTCGCCATTTATTCTCGTTAATTAACGCTCTATGGTACACCATAAAGTTTAAATTATGCGTTCTTAACTTGTATAATTTAGCCACTAAAGCTTGAATTAATGCAGCAATACATACAGTTTCATCAACAGTCATTGGAATATCACAAATACGAACTTCTAACGTTGGGAAAATTGGGTGAATACGAATATCCCACCAAATTTTCTTTGGATTGTCTATACATTTTGTTTTAACCAAAAGGTTTACATAATTCTCATATTGTGCATAGTTATCGAAAACTCCAGGAATTCCTGTTCTTGGAAACTTATCAAAAACCTTTGATCTAAAAGATTTAAAACCTGTATTTCTACCTTCCCAAAAAGGCGAGTTTGTAGACAAAGCATATAAATGAGGTAAAAAATAACGCATGGCATTTACTAAATGTAATGCCATATTTTTATCTTCCATACCCACATGCACATGCAAACCAAAAATTAAATTAGATCTTGCAGTATCTTGTAACTCATTAATTATCTCATCGTATCTAGGATTTGGTGTAATTAATTGCGTTTCCCATTTAGAAAAAGGATGTGTACCTGCAGCACCAATTTTATATCCTAAACCACCTGCAATATCAGAAATTGATCTTCGAAGTCCAGAAATTTGCTGTCTTGCATCTGTAATATCTTCACAAATATTTGTACCAACTTCAACCACAGCTTGATGCATTTCTGCTTTTACTTGGTCGTTTAAAGTTTTGGCGGCTTCTGAAACAATTTTTTGATCGTGAGAAACCAACTCTCTTGTTGCAGGATCAATTACTTGGTACTCTTCTTCTATACCTAATGTAAATTTCATATGGGAAAAAATATTAATGAATAAAGTTAATTAAAATTTAGTCTGTCTCCTTGAGCGCAATCGAAAGGTTTGATAATTATTTAGGAACTAACAAGTTCTCGACTGCGCTCGAACAGACATTTTAAAATTACTTTAAAAAAATCTACTTTTTAGCAGATTTAGATTTTGTTGGAGTTTTTTTCGCTGATGCTTTTTTTACAGGTGCTTTTTTCGCAACCGTTTTTTTAGCAGGCGCTTTCTTTACGGGTGCTTTTTTAGCCACTGCTTTTGGAGCAGCAACTTGATCTGTAACAAAACTTCCCCAAGTTAAATTCATTTGGCCTTTTTTGTATTGTTTTGCTTTTTCAATAGCCATATTTGCAGCATTTTCTACAATCCAATCAAAATTTTCTTGACCTACAGAATGAATATCAGCATCTGGTGCAGGATTACAAAAATCAATAGCATAAGGAATGCCATCTCTTACTGCGAATTCTACTGTATTAAAGTCGTATCCTAAAGCTTTGTTTAAACGAATACAATATTCGTGCACAGTATCTAATATTTTTTGATCAACAGGTTCGCCATCTAAAACATAACGTAAATGATGAGGGTTTCTTGGCTCATATTGCATAATATGTACATTATCAGTTCCTAAAACATAACATCTAAAATATTCTTTAAAATTGATTTCCTCTTGTAGCATCATTACAAGATTCTCTGTTTCTCCATGTTTTTGCCATAAATCTTCAGGATTATCAACTCTATATACACTTTTCCATCCACCTCCATCATGTGGTTTCATATAAGCAGGAAAACCAATAGTTTCAAACATTTTTTCCCAATCAAAAGGATATTTCATGTTTCTAAAAGAGTTTTCAGTAGTATCTGGTGGTCTTTGAGACGTTGGTAAAATAAATGTTTTTGGTACAGGCACTCCCACTTTTTCAGCCAAAGCATTGTTGAAAAACTTTTCATCTGCACTCCACCAAAAAGGATTGTTAATAACAGCAGTTCCTGTAATTGCAGCATTTTTTAAATACGCTCTGTAAAAAGGAACATCTTGCGAAATTCTATCAATAATTACTGCATACTCATCTGATTTTGCTTGTTCTACAGTATCAATTAAAACTGCTTCAGCCATCATATCTTTGATGCCTTGTTCCTTAATTTTCTGATTAACTCTGTCTATAAATGCTTGTGGAAACGTGTTTTCTTGTCCGAATAAAATTCCAATTTTTCTCATAATGCTGTATATATTTTTGTGTTTGTTAGTTGTGTCTTTTTATATTGTTGATAAATAATGAGGAAACATTTGTCTCCAAATTGGCCAATCGTGTTCAGCCCATTTTCGTTCATCAAACCAAAAAGGAATATTTTTATCCGTTAATATTTTTGCTAAATTTTGATTTGCTTCTAAACAAATATCCCAATCGCTTGTTCCTAAAATAATTTTCATATTCCAAAGTTCTGAGTGATTACTACCAGGAAGAAAATCTACAGGATTGTTATAGAAAACATTGTCATCATAATACCCATCTAAAAAAGATTTGATATCAAAAGAACCACTTAAACTAAACATATGGCTTACTCTTTCTGGATGTTTAAATGCAAAGTTTGCTGCATGATACCCACCAAAACTAACACCAGCAACAGCTATTTTTTGCATGCCTCTTTCTTGGCAAATTGGGTTAACAACTTCATCCATAATAAATTTATCATACCAAATATGATTTCTTACACGATCTGCAGGATGAATATTTTTATCATACCAACTTAATTCGTTTATAGAATCTGGACAATAAATCTGCACTAAACCTTCCTCTAAAAACCATTTTGCAGATTCAATTAATTTAAAATCTCTACACTCGTAAAATCGCCCACTAGTAGTTGGAAATAAAACTAAAGGATAACCTGCATGCCCAAAAACCAACATTTCGATATCTTTACTTAATGTTGGTGAATACCATTTGTGATATTGTTCTTTCAATAGATAAGTGTTAAATTAATTTTAAATTTAAAAGTGTAAAATTACACTATTTCAGAGACTTACATTAAATTTTCACGATTATTGATGGTGAATTTTCTATATGTTCTCCATTTTATATATATCTTATAAAATGAGTGCTATAATTATTTAAATGACCATTTTTAAACATAAAAAACTAAATATCTTAAAAAATAATTAAAAAGCGAGGTTTTTGTGTTTTTTTATTTTTTGATTTATGAAGTATGTTTGGCGCCTTTTTTAGTTCAAAGAATGTATTTTCTTATTTTTTAAAGCGCAATAATTAAAATATTGGTTAGAAATACATCTATAATAAAGAAGTTGATTTTTATATATGGTTGTCTTTTTAGTTAAGGAATTAAACTCTTTTAATAAGTTCCTTTTTTTCCTCAATCAACTTTAAAGTTAATTTATTAAACCTGATATACAACAACACTGAAGCCGTTGTTAAACCTGCCAAAAGTCCTAACCAAATACCAAAACTACCATACATATCTTCTTTACCTAAAAAGTAAGAAACAGGAAAACCAACACACCAATAAGATATAAAGGTAAGTATTGTTGGCACTTTAACATCTTGCAAGCCACGCAAAGCTCCCAAGAAAACGACTTGAATACTATCTGAAATTTGGAAAAACGCGGCTACTAATAATAAATCTGCAGCAATTGAAACTACTTCCATGTTATCTGCATAATTTTTGGCATCATTTAAATCCATATAAATGTTTGGTAAACTTTTATGGAAAATAAAGAATAATAATGCAAATAAACTTGCCAATAAAGCACCTAATAAAAAGATAGAAAATGCAATTCTACGCAATTCTTTGTAGTTCTGTAAACCTTTTTGATTCCCAACTCTAATCATAGAAGCCACACTTAAACCCATAGCTACCATAAATGTCATGGAAGATAAATTCAACGCAATTTGATTTGCTGCTTGCGGATTTTTGCCCAACAAACCACTCAACCAAATGGCTGCTGTAAAAATTGCGACTTCAAAAAACATTTGCATCGCACTTAAAGAACCTAAGTTGATAATTTTTTTAATCATCAAACTATCTAAGACAAAGAGTTTTATATCTTTTACAATTTTTGCAGAACGCTCTTTGTAACGCAATAAAACCCACAAATAAATAACCATTACAAAACGTGAAACCAGTGTTCCATAAGCTGCACCAACAATGCCCATTTCTGGAAAACCAAATTTACCAAATATCAAAATATAGTTTAAAACTACGTTTACAATATTTGCTAATAAAGTAGCATACATTGGGTATTTGGTCATCGACATTCCATCGCTAAATTGCTTTATTGCTTGGAAAATTATCAACGGAATTAAAGAAAATGCCACTAAATCTAAATACGGAATTGCCAGTGCTACAACTTCTTCTGGCTGTTGCATTAAATACATTAATGGTTTTGAAAAAAACACCAAAAGAAATAATATAATACCTAATGTTGTGCATAAAAACAAACCACTTTTATAACCAGATCTTGCTTGTTGTAGATTATCAGACGAATCTGCTTCTGCAATAATTGGTGTAATTGCCGTTGAAAAACCAATTCCAATAGACATTGCAATAAACATAAAACTGTTTCCTAAAGAGACTGCTGCTAGTTCTGCAGTTCCTAATTGGCCAACCATAATATTATCTACAAAAGCCACAAAAGTGTGCCCTAACATGCCCAACATTACAGGTGCTGCTAGTTTTAAATTGTATTTAAATTCTGATGTATATTGTGTGATGTTCACGGTTTATGCTTGCTTTTTTCAGTGGGCAAAAATACAATTAGTTATCAATACAAATAGTGTGTATCTTAAAAAATAAAAGCATAAAAAAACCACTTTTAGGGAAAGTGGTTTTAAAATTATATTAAATTTTACTAATAAGATTAAGATTTTGGTAATAAGACACTATCTATAACGTGAATTACACCATTAGATTGATTTACATCTGCGATTGTCACAATTGCTTTACCCCCATTTTCATCAGAAATATAAACTTTTTTGTCTTTCATCCAAGCTGTAATAGTTCCTCCACTAACAGTTTTAATTGCTACTTTTCCGTCATTATCTTTAATCATTTTAATTAAATCTGCAGCACTAACTTTGCCAGCAACTACGTGATACGTTAAAATTGTTTGTAATTGCTTTTTGTTTTCTGGCTTTAATAAAGTTGCAACAGTTCCTTCTGGCAAGATTTCAAACGCTTTATTGATTGGTGCAAAAACAGTAAAAGGGCCATCTCCTGATAATGTTGCTACTAAGTCTGCTGCTTTTACTGCTGCTACAAGTGTTGTATGATCTTTAGAGTTTACAGCATTTTCTATAATATTTTTAGTTGGAAACATTTCTGCTCCACCAACCATTTTAGTGTTTTGAGCAAAATAGGTTTGTCCTATAAATAATGTAAAAATAAAAATTGACGCTTTTAAAAAATTTGATTTGTTCATAATGATAAATTTATTTAGTATTAATTAATTTTTGTGTTACCCTTATATTTACGCATAGAATGAAGTTACGGTTTTGTATAATTGTTAAAAAAGTATTAAATCGAAAGCAATACTTAAAATTAAGGATGTTTTAGATATTATTTTTTAGGGATTGATTTAATTATTCTTACTTTTGGATATCAATAAAAAAAATAAATAAAATGGCAGATATTACATTAAAAGGAAACGCAATAAGTACCATAGGAGATTTACCAAAAATGGGCAGCAAAGCACCAAGTTTTACATTAACAACTGTAGATTTATCGCATAAATCTTTATCAGATTATGAAGGTAAAAATATCATTATGAATATTTTTCCAAGTGTAGATACTGGTATTTGTGCAATGTCTGTAAGAGAATTTAATGAAAAAGCATCTGGTTTAGAAAATACTGTAGTTTTATGTATTTCTAAAGATTTACCTTTTGCACAGGCTCGTTTTTGTGCTGCAGAAGGTTTAGATAATGTTGTAATGCTATCTGATTTTGCCAAAGGAAATTTTGGAAAAGATTACAAACTAAACATTGCAAATGGACCAATGGCAGACTTGCATTCTAGAGCAATTGTTATTGTAAACCCAAAAGGAATTGTTACCTACACACAACAAGTTCCTGAAATTGCTGAAGAACCAAATTACGAAGCTGCTTTAAAAGCTATTTAAAAAATGAAAAATCCTAATGATGGTTTTTTAAGAGGTAGAGTTAGAAGTTTAAAATTTGCCTTTAAAGGTTTATGGATTTTAATGACTACTGAAGACAGTATTAAAGCACAATTATTTTTCGCTTTAATTGCAACTATCTTAGGGTTCGTTTTTAATATTTCTGAAATGGAATGGGCTGTACAATGTTTAGCAATTGGTTTAGTTTTAGTTGCTGAAGCTGCAAATTCTGCTATCGAAGAAGTTGCCGATTTTATTCATCCAGAATTCCACGTAAAAATAGGATTAATTAAAGATATTGCTGCAGGTGCACCAACATTTGCAGCTTTAATCTCTTTAATTATTGCTGGTATTATTTATGTTCCAAAAATTTCTTTGTTGTTGTAAGCAAAAATGTATCTTTACCCTCTAAAAATTTACTTTTATTTTTAATGGCCAAAAAGAAGCAAATCTTAAAAAAACCAACAGTTAACAAAGAAATTAAAGCGGATAAAAAAAATAGTTTTTTTTCTTATTTTAAAACAAGACAAGCACAAACCATTTTTGGTTTTTTCTTGATGTTATTCGCATTTTTTTTGGGCATTGCCTTTATTTCCTTTTTTTTTAATTGGCAAGAAGACCAAAGTACTTTAAATTATTTAACAGATAAATCTGTAAAAAGCAGTAATTTATTAGGTAAGATTGGTGCCAATTTAAGTCACTTTTTTATTTACGATGGTTTTGGTTTAGCAGCTTTTATAATTGCTTTTCAAATTTTTATGTCAGGATTTTATATTTTGATAAAACAAAAATTCTCGAAAGTTATTATTTCTTGGAATTGGAGCTTAGTAGCCATGCTTTGGATTTCTGTAACGCTTGGTTTTTTACATCAAAAATATGCACTTTTATCTGGGGTTATTGGTTTTGAAATTAATGAATATTTACAAACTTTTATTGGTAAAACTGGCTTAACAATTGTTTTAATCTTTTTATTCTTAACCTATTTAATTGTTCGTTATAAAGTTAATATTGATGCTTTTATTGAAAAAATGAAGCAAAAAAGAATTGAAAGAACAGAAAGACAAGCTTTAGAAAAAGAAGAAATATCAATAGAAAAAGAATCTAATAAAATTGATACAAAAGAAAAGGTAAAAGAAGTTGTTGCTGATACAAAAACTAAAAAATCGGAATTTGAATTAAGTGTAGATAATTTAAAACCTACAATTTCTAAACATTCTGATGTTAAAACTGCTAAAGAAAAACTTACCTTATTAATTGAAGAAAAACCTGCAACAGAAATTCAAGTAGAGGAAACTGTTGGAGATATGAATGATGTTGGAATAGACATTGCTATTGCAAGAGAAGAAGAATCATCTACAGAAAATTTATCAGATAAAATATTACAAGATTTTGGTGAGTTTGATCCTACTTTAGAATTATCTAATTTTAAGTTCCCAACTTTTAATTTACTGAAACAATATAATGAGAGTATTTCTATTGATCCTGAGGAATTAGAAGCCAATAAAGACAGAATTGTAGATACTTTAAAAAATTATAAAATTGGAATTGCAGAAATAAAAGCGACTGTTGGACCAACAATTACCTTATATGAAATTGTACCAGAAGCTGGAATTAGAATCTCAAAAATTAAAAACTTAGAAGATGATATTGCCTTGTCTTTATCAGCTTTAGGAATTAGAATTATTGCTCCAATTCCTGGAAAAGGAACGATTGGTATTGAAGTTCCAAACAAAAAATCGACTATTGTTTCTATGCATTCTGTAATAACCTCAAAGAGATTCCAAGAATCTCATATGGAATTACCAATTGCATTAGGTAAAACAATTAGTAACGAAACATTTGTGGTAGATTTAGCAAAAATGCCTCACCTTTTAATGGCAGGAGCAACTGGTCAAGGAAAATCGGTGGGTTTAAATGCAGTTTTAACATCACTCTTATATAAAAAACACCCAGCAGAAGTTAAGTTTATTTTGGTAGATCCAAAGAAAGTAGAACTTACTTTATTCAACAAAATTGAGCGTCATTATTTGGCAAAATTACCAGATGTTGAAGAAGCAATTATTACAGACACTACCAAAGTTGTACATACGTTAAATTCGCTTTGTATTGAAATGGATAATCGTTACGATTTGCTAAAAGCAGCCATGGTTCGTAACATTAAAGAATACAATGCGAAATTTAAACAACGAAAATTAAATCCTAATGAAGGGCATCAATTTTTACCTTATATTGTTTTGGTAATTGATGAATTTGCAGATTTAATTATGACTGCTGGTAAAGAAGTAGAAACGCCAATTGCACGTTTAGCACAGTTGGCAAGAGCTATTGGAATTCATTTAATTGTAGCAACACAAAGACCTTCTGTAAACGTAATTACTGGTATTATAAAAGCGAACTTTCCAGCAAGAATTGCATTTAGAGTAACTTCTAAAATAGATTCTAGAACCATTTTAGATGCTGGTGGAGCAGATCAATTAATTGGACGTGGAGATTT
The DNA window shown above is from Polaribacter sp. Hel_I_88 and carries:
- a CDS encoding DNA translocase FtsK encodes the protein MAKKKQILKKPTVNKEIKADKKNSFFSYFKTRQAQTIFGFFLMLFAFFLGIAFISFFFNWQEDQSTLNYLTDKSVKSSNLLGKIGANLSHFFIYDGFGLAAFIIAFQIFMSGFYILIKQKFSKVIISWNWSLVAMLWISVTLGFLHQKYALLSGVIGFEINEYLQTFIGKTGLTIVLIFLFLTYLIVRYKVNIDAFIEKMKQKRIERTERQALEKEEISIEKESNKIDTKEKVKEVVADTKTKKSEFELSVDNLKPTISKHSDVKTAKEKLTLLIEEKPATEIQVEETVGDMNDVGIDIAIAREEESSTENLSDKILQDFGEFDPTLELSNFKFPTFNLLKQYNESISIDPEELEANKDRIVDTLKNYKIGIAEIKATVGPTITLYEIVPEAGIRISKIKNLEDDIALSLSALGIRIIAPIPGKGTIGIEVPNKKSTIVSMHSVITSKRFQESHMELPIALGKTISNETFVVDLAKMPHLLMAGATGQGKSVGLNAVLTSLLYKKHPAEVKFILVDPKKVELTLFNKIERHYLAKLPDVEEAIITDTTKVVHTLNSLCIEMDNRYDLLKAAMVRNIKEYNAKFKQRKLNPNEGHQFLPYIVLVIDEFADLIMTAGKEVETPIARLAQLARAIGIHLIVATQRPSVNVITGIIKANFPARIAFRVTSKIDSRTILDAGGADQLIGRGDLLYTAGNTLSRIQCAFVDTPEVEKITDFIGSQKAYADAYLLPEYVDDESGTSIDIDIEDRDKLFKDAAEIIVTAQQGSASLLQRKLKLGYNRAGRLIDQLEAAGIVGGFEGSKARQVLVPDFVALEQLLENEKN
- a CDS encoding diacylglycerol kinase family protein, whose amino-acid sequence is MKNPNDGFLRGRVRSLKFAFKGLWILMTTEDSIKAQLFFALIATILGFVFNISEMEWAVQCLAIGLVLVAEAANSAIEEVADFIHPEFHVKIGLIKDIAAGAPTFAALISLIIAGIIYVPKISLLL
- a CDS encoding MATE family efflux transporter; protein product: MNITQYTSEFKYNLKLAAPVMLGMLGHTFVAFVDNIMVGQLGTAELAAVSLGNSFMFIAMSIGIGFSTAITPIIAEADSSDNLQQARSGYKSGLFLCTTLGIILFLLVFFSKPLMYLMQQPEEVVALAIPYLDLVAFSLIPLIIFQAIKQFSDGMSMTKYPMYATLLANIVNVVLNYILIFGKFGFPEMGIVGAAYGTLVSRFVMVIYLWVLLRYKERSAKIVKDIKLFVLDSLMIKKIINLGSLSAMQMFFEVAIFTAAIWLSGLLGKNPQAANQIALNLSSMTFMVAMGLSVASMIRVGNQKGLQNYKELRRIAFSIFLLGALLASLFALLFFIFHKSLPNIYMDLNDAKNYADNMEVVSIAADLLLVAAFFQISDSIQVVFLGALRGLQDVKVPTILTFISYWCVGFPVSYFLGKEDMYGSFGIWLGLLAGLTTASVLLYIRFNKLTLKLIEEKKELIKRV
- the tpx gene encoding thiol peroxidase translates to MADITLKGNAISTIGDLPKMGSKAPSFTLTTVDLSHKSLSDYEGKNIIMNIFPSVDTGICAMSVREFNEKASGLENTVVLCISKDLPFAQARFCAAEGLDNVVMLSDFAKGNFGKDYKLNIANGPMADLHSRAIVIVNPKGIVTYTQQVPEIAEEPNYEAALKAI
- a CDS encoding fasciclin domain-containing protein, which gives rise to MNKSNFLKASIFIFTLFIGQTYFAQNTKMVGGAEMFPTKNIIENAVNSKDHTTLVAAVKAADLVATLSGDGPFTVFAPINKAFEILPEGTVATLLKPENKKQLQTILTYHVVAGKVSAADLIKMIKDNDGKVAIKTVSGGTITAWMKDKKVYISDENGGKAIVTIADVNQSNGVIHVIDSVLLPKS